A genomic region of Phragmites australis chromosome 2, lpPhrAust1.1, whole genome shotgun sequence contains the following coding sequences:
- the LOC133908854 gene encoding uncharacterized protein LOC133908854 isoform X3, with amino-acid sequence MWLRVHSLHRTFALDILEFVLSTYVAIFRALLSYQQVLRHQICSLLMTSLRTNVELEGEAGEPSFRRLVLRLVSHVIRLYSSSLVTESEVFLNMLVKVTRLDLPLWHQILVLEILRGFCVEARTLRLLFQTFDMNPVNTNVVENMVRALALVVATIQASDSSEETLAAVAGMFSSKAKGIEWSMDNDASNAAVLVASEAHTITLALEGLLGVVFTIATLTDEALDAGELESPKCESNSMECSGQLALLCMDMVNSTWLTILDSLSLILMRSQGEAIILEILKGYQAFTQACGVLRAVEPLNSFLASLCKFTINNPNEGEKKSILLSPGSKKPETLMDQRDSIILTPKNVQALRTLFNVAHRLHNVLGPSWVLVLETLSALDRAIHSPHASTQEVSASVSRLSRDTSGQYSDFHILSSLNSQLFESSALMNIAAVKSLLSALHQLSSQHLSGNSQLSGQQIGSISFSVERMTSILVNNLHRVEPIWDQIAAHHLELANCSNPQLRNMALDSLDQSICSVVGSEKFQGISSAPHQFQEDLLVKESETVSFEYAVLSPLVILYSSNKNIDVQMGALKILLHVLERHGEKLSFSWLSILHMLRAVTDASEKDLISLGFQSIRVIMNEGLANIPVQCLDECILVTGAYGTQKTDINISLTAVGLLWTATDFVVKGLISKSVEQANHTNEGVQSGAATKEAKIKQIPPKQVVDYSKLFFSVFSVLQKLGVDDRPEVRNSAVRTLFQTLSTHGQKLSKSMWEDCLWLYVFPMLEHVSHLASTSSRDEWQGKELGTRAGKAVHMLIHHSRNTAQKQWDETIVLVLGGIARLLRSFFPFLQQLSKFSSGWVLLLDFIKNSILSGSKEVALAAINCLQTFVGSNCPKGNLESSYVKSVLNIYELVLQTSPNFKNDSTDKVKQEVLHGLGDLYVQAHSLFNDDMYLRLMAIMHLMIKSTMNPTDYDSELGSIPAVQRGILEIVPMLHPTTTLSSMWAPLLLELLCYLNWHEGPLQKNSKQIHKQDPDALVNGAKRAFVERSHLNDSGSKLDSVVGCGWGILFVEKLVPIIVNLFLEAPPTERFSASPEVIQGLGRCMNTRRDNPRGTLWRISAECFNRVVTDEVRQDNANCKSDVNSYRLSRARFWKEVADVYETFLVGSCGRVLSSDVPSADSLTADETLEMSVLTVFGNDVLKLQKDAPVEVLQRLVNCLDRCASRTGSLPLQTVGLLPLHCSRFSLSCLQMMFSLCSCTVSASSCATVSETSEVSIPILMERCEVILGQFLADENDLGEHPLPSVRIEETICVLQELARLIIDIDAANALNIPPYLKEALGKNKSHGRSHLLSLLPTFSELVVSREARVRELVQVLLRLISSELGLQRLT; translated from the exons ATGTGGCTCCGTGTTCATTCACTGCATAGGACATTTGCCCTTGACATACTTGA GTTTGTGCTATCCACATATGTTGCCATATTCCGGGCATTGTTATCTTACCAGCAG GTCTTGCGTCATCAAATTTGCTCTCTTCTTATGACTTCACTCCGCACGAATGTGGAG CTCGAGGGTGAAGCAGGGGAGCCTTCTTTCCGTCGTTTAGTCCTGCGTCTGGTTTCTCATGTCATCAGGCTCTACAGCTCTTCACTTGTTACTGAAAGTGAG GTGTTCCTTAATATGCTTGTAAAAGTTACCCGTCTGGATTTACCATTATGGCAtcagatacttgttcttgaaaTTTTGAGG GGTTTTTGTGTAGAAGCCCGGACTCtgcgcttgctgtttcagacaTTTGACAT GAATCCTGTGAATACTAATGTGGTGGAGAACATGGTTAGAGCACTTGCTTTGGTGGTAGCTACTATTCAG GCTTCAGATTCAAGCGAAGAGACTCTAGCAGCCGTTGCTGGAATGTTCAGTAGTAAAGCTAAAG GGATTGAGTGGAGTATGGATAATGATGCATCAAATGCTGCTGTTTTGGTTGCTAGCGAAGCACATACCATCACTCTGGCCCTTGAAGGCCTCTTAGGTGTAGTTTTCACTATTGCTACTTTGACTGATGAGGCTCTAGATGCTGGTGAG CTTGAATCACCAAAATGTGAATCAAATAGTATGGAATGTAGTGGGCAGTTGGCCCTTCTTTGTATGGATATGGTCAATTCAACATGGTTAACCATCCTGGACTCTCTGTCACTTATTTTGATGAG GTCACAAGGGGAAGCTATAATATTAGAAATATTGAAAGGGTACCAGGCGTTTACTCAG GCATGTGGAGTTCTCCGTGCTGTAGAACCCTTAAACTCTTTTCTAGCATCACTTTGCAAGTTTACAATCAATAATCCGAATgaaggagagaagaaaag CATTTTGCTCTCTCCTGGATCAAAGAAACCAGAAACTTTAATGGATCAGCGTGATAGTATTATTCTCACACCAAAAAATGTGCAG GCACTAAGGACACTTTTTAATGTTGCACATCGATTACACAATGTCCTTGGTCCTTCCTGGGTTCTG GTATTGGAGACTCTTTCAGCACTTGATAGAGCTATTCATTCTCCACATGCTTCAACCCAG GAAGTATCAGCTTCTGTTTCAAGACTCTCGAGAGATACATCTGGACAGTACAGTGACTTCCATATTCTCTCTTCTTTAAATTCTCAG TTGTTTGAAAGTTCAGCCTTGATGAACATAGCTGCTGTGAAATCACTTTTGTCTGCGTTGCACCAATTGTCAAGTCAGCACCTATCGGGAAATTCTCAATTATCAGGCCAGCAGATCGGGAGCATTTCATTTTCAGTGGAGCGCATGACATCTATACTCGTCAATAATCTTCATC GAGTTGAACCGATATGGGATCAAATTGCTGCTCATCATCTCGAG CTTGCCAATTGCTCCAACCCACAATTACGAAATATGGCACTGGATTCATTAGATCAATCAATTTGTTCGGTTGTGGGTTCTGAAAAGTTTCAGGGCATCAGTTCAGCACCTCATCAGTTTCAAGAAGACCTA TTGGTCAAAGAAAGCGAAACTGTATCATTTGAGTATGCAGTTTTATCTCCATTGGTGATCCTCtattcatccaacaagaatATTGATGTTCAAATGGGTGCACTAAAGATTCTTTTGCATGTTCTTGAG AGACATGGAGAAAAGTTGTCCTTTAGCTGGCTCAGCATTCTTCATATGTTAAG GGCGGTTACTGATGCATCAGAAAAAGATCTTATCTCCTTAGGCTTTCAG AGCATACGCGTAATAATGAATGAAGGACTGGCAAACATCCCTGTGCAATGCCTTGACGA ATGCATTTTGGTAACTGGAGCTTATGGTACTCAGAAAACTGATATAAACATAAGTTTAACAGCAGTTGGTCTTTTGTGGACTGCTACTGATTTTGTCGTGAAGGGATTAATCAgcaaatctgttgagcaagctaATCACACAAATGAAGGC GTTCAGTCTGGTGCAGCAACAAAAGAGGCAAAAATCAAGCAAATTCCTCCAAAACAAGTCGTTGATTATAGTAAACTTTTCTTTTCAGTTTTTTCTGTCCTTCAGAAATTGGGTGTGGATGATCGTCCTGAG GTTCGGAACTCAGCTGTTAGGACTCTCTTCCAGACGCTCAGCACCCATGGACAAAAACTTTCTAAGAGTATGTGGGAAGATTGTCTGTGGTTATATGTTTTCCCTATGTTAGAACATGTTTCCCACTTG GCATCTACCTCATCTCGAGATGAGTGGCAAGGGAAGGAACTAGGAACTCGAGCAGGCAAAGCTGTTCATATGCTTATCCATCACAG TCGAAATACAGCACAAAAACAATGGGACGAAACTATTGTTCTTGTACTAGGTGGTATAGCACGGCTTTTGCgttcttttttccctttcctcCAGCAATTGAGCAAATTTTCTTCTG GTTGGGTGCTTTTGCttgattttataaaaaatagcatCTTAAGTGGTAGCAAGGAGGTTGCTCTTGCTGCCATAAATTGCTTGCAGACGTTTGTTGGTTCAAACTGTCCAAAG GGCAATCTTGAATCTTCCTATGTCAAATCTGTTCTCAATATTTATGAACTTGTTCTTCAAACTTCACCAAATTTTAAGAATGACTCAACTGATAAAGTGAAGCAAGAGGTCCTCCATGGTCTTG GCGATCTTTATGTCCAAGCACATTCTCTATTTAATGATGACATGTATCTAAGGCTCATGGCCATTATGCATCTGATGATTAAGAGTACCATGAATCCTACTGATTATGATAGTGAACTG GGTAGCATCCCTGCTGTACAGCGTGGTATATTGGAAATCGTTCCTATGCTACACCCAACAACTACATTGTCTTCGATGTGGGCACCTCTCCTCCTTGAGTTATTATGCTATCTTAACTGGCACGAAGGTCCCCTCCAGAAAAATAGTAAACAGATACACAAACAGGATCCTGATGCACTGGTAAATGGCGCAAAGCGTGCTTTTG TTGAGCGAAGTCATCTCAATGACAGTGGCTCAAAACTGGATAGTGTGGTGGGCTGTGGCTGGGGTATTCTGTTTGTAGAAAAGCTTGTGCCAATCATTGTCAACCTTTTTCTGGAGGCCCCACCAACTGAAAGGTTTAGTGCCTCTCCGGAAGTCATTCAAggtctaggaag GTGCATGAATACAAGGAGAGACAATCCAAGGGGTACCCTTTGGAGAATTTCTGCTGAATGCTTCAATCGTGTTGTGACAGATGAGGTGAGGCAGGACAATGCCAATTGTAAAAGTGATGTGAACTCATATAGACTTTCTAGAGCTCGTTTCTGGAAGGAGGTCGCAGATGTGTATGAAACCTTTCTTGTCGGTTCTTGTGGACGTGTGTTGTCATCAGATGTTCCTTCAGCTGACTCTCTTACAGCTGATGAGACCCTTGAGATGAGTGTCCTCACTGTCTTCGGAAACGATGTTCTGAAGTTGCAGAAGGATGCTCCAGTTGAG GTATTGCAAAGGCTTGTGAACTGTCTTGATCGCTGTGCCTCACGAACAGGATCCCTGCCTCTTCAAACTGTTGGTCTTTTACCTTTGCACTGCAGCAGATTTTCACTGAGCTGTTTGCAGATGATGTTTTCTTTATGCAG CTGTACAGTGTCGGCAAGCTCGTGCGCTACAGTGTCAGAAACCAGCGAAGTTTCTATTCCCATTCTTATGGAGCGATGTGAGGTTATACTGGGTCAGTTTTTAGCCGATGAAAATGACCTAG GAGAACATCCTTTGCCTAGTGTGAGGATTGAAGAAACAATTTGTGTTCTTCAAGAGCTTGCTAGACTAATCATAGACATCGATGCAGCTAATGCTCTCAACATACCGCCATATCTGAAAGAAGCTTTGGGGAAAAACAAATCCCATGGACGGTCTCATTTATTGTCTTTGCTTCCCACTTTCTCTGAGCTTGTTGTTTCAAG AGAAGCTAGGGTGCGGGAGCTTGTACAAGTGCTGCTCAGGCTCATTTCCTCAGAGCTAGGGCTACAACGTCTGACATAA